One Archangium lipolyticum genomic region harbors:
- a CDS encoding response regulator: MERRVLIVENQNDFALSMATVLKSAGYQTAMAATAADAQREMEKRKPDLVVVRAELPDQSGFTLCGQIKKGKWGQNLRVLLLSSDTGMEGLNQHRQTPGAADGYLLIPFEMGELASMSVGIVPPEEDAPQQAAGPGDGSPAMPPPLKGAPNPAGGPPRLPKRERRSAITEEDRGFLERSFQSIADRKAELLAESRQLKRPPPRRDLMGTPEGKVQLLRDELKTREAQIARISEIWNVRERELLSVEDRLHEKDVELQGLKMQVDDLLRRFNEAQQGMLQKEREHGATVDDLLLQKFSAEKDLIEVVASKEKDINVLRREVSSRDDELSRRAQELDHAREEYDKLEKHLGIVTLEFEVKEQKLTETVQAHEAELARRHQRIEGLEGELAHTISARDQHYAELNGEIQALQERLAQTEQERDTTVRNLEARATAAEEHGAQADAEIVRITDERNALEARLNEQIAGLESDLARMTGERDQLQQDKDALESDLTQRLEEREAKVATLERELQETIARNEHHEAELNASIQQQMERVGELEGEVEALKAHLADREAELTGELEALTQARNELEAAKDALEAELNGQIQALNEAVADRDTQISNLRGELDATSQTLTETQSTLAQTEETLATTRGELDATSQTLAETQGTLTETQATLADTQGRLAATEEALASTRGELEATAQTLAETQGTLADTQATLADTQGRLAATEETLASTRGELEATTQTLTETQATLADTQGRLTATEEALASTRGELEATSQTLAETQNTLAATEETLSTTRGELEATSQSLVETQGLLSRTEEALASTRGELEAAQQEITRVNGVLQETEALKAAMEEELSEQLSLVRNELAETQGGLAATRDALASEQAAHAQTQQQASATQAELEAQLAQARDQGQELEEQLFLTKQELGSRVAEVTQLSSQLSESEDERHRLEERFNALTAESQRRIEFLEKDSAAKQRELSDTFEKLNTVTQEKERQRDSLSRELTTRNEQLKALDARRQQDAEQAKRQLDELTRQAGALNSELDNARKQIAAREEQLRTAGNAQAKLQSERDGFAAQLGDAQAQLQAFQQAQAQERAEAKRATDELAKKLAQAEARIAQANQEAQARVAEADGKVKEAQNQLTARAKKIQELEMAVENAAGAKARAEKELNAKLAAADAKANEAATKLAAAAKERKELEARQQKELEEVAARQKAELERRDALKAQEITRLQQSVQEKSKALKVAELELARYKTKSPTSTPGTPAAKAGAAKAAPAEEDESLVTTQLNPVTPAAPAPARAAARPAAAKNTVKRTAAPPPVEEVSERTVVMQIPQEPAAASDEADWTSLVDELDKS, encoded by the coding sequence ATGGAGCGCCGGGTCCTCATCGTCGAAAACCAGAACGACTTCGCCCTCAGCATGGCCACCGTGCTCAAGAGCGCGGGTTATCAAACGGCCATGGCGGCAACCGCCGCTGACGCACAGCGCGAGATGGAGAAGCGCAAGCCGGATCTCGTCGTCGTCCGGGCTGAGCTGCCGGATCAATCCGGCTTCACCCTCTGCGGGCAGATCAAGAAGGGCAAGTGGGGGCAGAACCTCCGCGTCCTGCTGCTGTCCTCGGATACGGGCATGGAGGGGCTCAACCAGCACCGCCAGACGCCGGGTGCCGCGGATGGCTACCTCCTCATTCCCTTCGAGATGGGCGAGCTCGCCTCGATGAGCGTCGGCATCGTGCCGCCGGAGGAAGACGCACCGCAGCAGGCCGCGGGCCCGGGTGACGGTTCGCCGGCCATGCCGCCGCCGCTGAAGGGTGCTCCCAATCCCGCTGGCGGCCCGCCCCGGCTGCCCAAGCGCGAGCGCCGCAGCGCCATCACCGAGGAGGATCGCGGCTTCCTGGAGCGCTCCTTCCAGTCCATCGCGGACCGCAAGGCGGAGCTGCTCGCCGAGTCGCGTCAGCTCAAGCGCCCGCCTCCGCGGCGTGACCTGATGGGCACGCCCGAGGGCAAGGTGCAGCTCTTGCGCGACGAGCTGAAGACGCGCGAGGCGCAGATCGCCCGCATCTCGGAGATCTGGAACGTCCGCGAGCGCGAGCTGCTGTCCGTCGAGGACCGGCTCCACGAGAAGGACGTGGAGCTGCAGGGCCTGAAGATGCAGGTGGATGACCTGCTGCGGCGCTTCAACGAGGCCCAGCAGGGCATGCTCCAGAAGGAGCGCGAGCACGGCGCGACCGTGGACGACCTGCTCCTGCAGAAGTTCTCCGCGGAGAAGGATCTCATCGAGGTGGTGGCCTCCAAGGAGAAGGACATCAACGTCCTTCGCCGCGAGGTGTCCAGCCGCGATGACGAGCTGTCGCGCCGCGCGCAGGAGCTGGATCACGCCCGCGAGGAGTACGACAAGCTCGAGAAGCACCTGGGCATCGTCACCCTCGAGTTCGAGGTCAAGGAGCAGAAGCTCACCGAGACGGTGCAGGCGCACGAGGCCGAGCTGGCCCGCCGCCACCAGCGCATCGAGGGTCTCGAGGGCGAGCTGGCCCACACCATCAGCGCGCGCGATCAGCACTACGCCGAGCTGAACGGGGAGATCCAGGCGCTGCAGGAGCGGCTGGCGCAGACGGAGCAGGAGCGCGACACCACGGTGCGCAACCTCGAGGCGCGCGCCACCGCGGCCGAGGAGCACGGCGCCCAGGCCGACGCGGAGATCGTCCGCATCACGGACGAGCGCAACGCGCTCGAGGCCCGGCTCAACGAGCAGATCGCCGGCCTGGAGTCGGATCTGGCCCGCATGACGGGCGAGCGCGACCAGCTGCAGCAGGACAAGGACGCGCTGGAGAGCGATCTCACCCAGCGGCTGGAGGAGCGCGAGGCCAAGGTCGCCACGCTCGAGCGCGAGCTGCAGGAGACCATCGCCCGCAACGAGCACCACGAGGCCGAGCTCAACGCCAGCATCCAACAGCAGATGGAGCGCGTCGGTGAGCTGGAGGGCGAGGTCGAGGCCCTCAAGGCCCACCTGGCCGACCGCGAGGCCGAGCTGACGGGCGAGCTCGAGGCCCTCACCCAGGCTCGCAACGAGCTGGAGGCGGCCAAGGACGCCCTGGAGGCCGAGCTCAACGGCCAGATCCAGGCGCTCAACGAGGCCGTCGCCGACCGCGACACGCAGATCTCCAACCTGCGCGGCGAGCTGGACGCCACCTCGCAGACGCTCACCGAGACGCAGAGCACGCTCGCCCAGACCGAGGAGACGCTCGCCACGACTCGCGGCGAGCTGGACGCCACCTCGCAGACGCTGGCCGAGACGCAGGGCACGCTCACCGAGACGCAGGCCACCCTGGCCGACACGCAGGGCCGCCTCGCCGCGACCGAGGAGGCCCTGGCCTCCACCCGTGGCGAGCTCGAGGCCACCGCCCAGACGCTGGCCGAGACGCAGGGCACCCTCGCCGACACCCAGGCCACCCTGGCCGACACGCAGGGCCGCCTCGCCGCGACCGAGGAGACCCTGGCGAGCACCCGTGGCGAGCTCGAGGCCACCACCCAGACGCTCACCGAGACGCAGGCCACCCTGGCCGACACGCAGGGCCGGCTCACCGCGACCGAGGAGGCCCTGGCGAGCACCCGTGGCGAGCTGGAAGCCACCTCGCAGACGCTGGCCGAGACGCAGAACACGCTCGCCGCGACCGAGGAGACGCTCTCCACCACCCGCGGCGAGCTGGAGGCCACCTCCCAGTCGCTCGTCGAGACGCAGGGGCTGCTGTCTCGCACCGAGGAGGCCCTCGCCTCCACCCGCGGCGAGCTGGAGGCCGCGCAGCAGGAGATCACCCGCGTCAACGGTGTCCTGCAGGAGACCGAGGCCCTCAAGGCCGCCATGGAGGAGGAGCTCTCCGAGCAGCTCAGCCTGGTGCGCAACGAGCTGGCCGAGACGCAGGGAGGCCTGGCCGCCACGCGCGACGCGCTCGCCAGCGAGCAGGCTGCCCACGCGCAGACGCAGCAGCAGGCGTCCGCCACCCAGGCGGAGCTGGAGGCCCAGCTCGCCCAGGCGCGCGATCAGGGCCAGGAGCTCGAGGAGCAGCTCTTCCTCACCAAGCAGGAGCTGGGCAGCCGCGTGGCCGAGGTCACCCAGCTCAGCTCGCAGCTGTCGGAGTCCGAGGACGAGCGCCACCGGCTGGAGGAGCGCTTCAACGCGCTCACCGCGGAGTCGCAGCGCCGCATCGAGTTCCTGGAGAAGGACTCGGCCGCCAAGCAGCGCGAGCTGTCGGACACGTTCGAGAAGCTCAACACGGTCACCCAGGAGAAGGAGCGCCAGCGCGACTCCCTGTCCCGCGAGCTGACCACGCGCAACGAGCAGCTCAAGGCGCTCGATGCCCGCCGCCAGCAGGACGCGGAGCAGGCGAAGCGTCAGCTCGACGAGCTCACCCGTCAGGCCGGCGCCCTCAACTCGGAGCTGGACAACGCGCGCAAGCAGATCGCCGCGCGGGAAGAGCAGCTGCGCACCGCGGGCAACGCCCAGGCGAAGCTGCAGTCCGAGCGGGATGGGTTCGCCGCGCAGCTCGGCGATGCCCAGGCGCAGCTCCAGGCGTTCCAGCAGGCCCAGGCCCAGGAGCGCGCCGAGGCGAAGCGCGCGACGGACGAGCTGGCGAAGAAGCTGGCGCAGGCCGAGGCCCGCATCGCGCAGGCCAACCAGGAGGCCCAGGCCCGCGTGGCCGAGGCCGACGGGAAGGTGAAGGAGGCGCAGAACCAGCTCACCGCCCGCGCGAAGAAGATCCAGGAGCTCGAGATGGCCGTGGAGAACGCGGCGGGCGCGAAGGCACGCGCGGAGAAGGAGCTCAACGCGAAGCTGGCCGCCGCGGACGCCAAGGCCAACGAGGCCGCGACGAAGCTCGCCGCCGCCGCCAAGGAGCGCAAGGAGCTGGAGGCCCGGCAGCAGAAGGAGCTCGAGGAAGTGGCCGCCCGTCAGAAGGCGGAGCTGGAGCGCCGCGACGCCCTGAAGGCCCAGGAGATCACCCGCCTGCAGCAGTCGGTGCAGGAGAAGAGCAAGGCCCTCAAGGTCGCCGAGCTGGAGCTGGCCCGCTACAAGACGAAGTCGCCCACGTCCACGCCGGGGACCCCGGCCGCCAAGGCGGGTGCCGCGAAGGCCGCTCCTGCCGAGGAGGACGAGAGCCTCGTCACCACGCAGCTCAACCCCGTCACGCCCGCCGCTCCGGCACCGGCCCGTGCGGCCGCGCGTCCGGCCGCGGCGAAGAACACCGTGAAGCGCACCGCGGCGCCTCCTCCCGTCGAGGAGGTCTCCGAGCGCACCGTGGTGATGCAGATTCCGCAGGAGCCGGCCGCGGCTTCGGACGAGGCGGACTGGACCTCGCTCGTGGACGAGCTGGACAAGTCCTGA
- a CDS encoding AAA family ATPase, with the protein MSTPSPKIESRPLSSVEDAEKRLEQVGYLPSPEIATTSFLADRLEKPILVEGPAGVGKTELAKALAQALGREFIRLQCYEGLDEAKALYEWEYAKQLLYTQLLKDKIGEMVQGAGTLNEAADRLATSDAVFFSERFLLPRPVLKALLSDKPAVLLVDEIDKADPEFEAFLLEVLSDNAVTIPELGTFKAKHVPRVVLTSNNARELSDALKRRCLHLHIDFPDRERELRIIRSRLPEVSRTLAEQVVEAVAAIRKLDLKKSPSISETLDWVQSLALLNAESLTPDLVAATLNLVLKHEGDIEKAKSNLGQIAQA; encoded by the coding sequence GTGAGCACCCCCTCCCCCAAGATCGAATCGCGCCCCCTGAGCAGCGTGGAGGACGCGGAGAAGCGCCTCGAGCAGGTGGGATATCTGCCCTCACCGGAGATCGCCACGACGAGCTTCCTGGCGGACCGGCTGGAGAAACCCATCCTGGTGGAGGGCCCGGCGGGGGTGGGAAAGACGGAGCTGGCGAAGGCACTGGCGCAGGCGCTGGGGCGGGAGTTCATCCGCCTGCAGTGCTACGAGGGCCTGGACGAGGCGAAGGCGCTCTACGAGTGGGAGTACGCCAAGCAGCTGCTCTACACGCAGCTGTTGAAGGACAAGATCGGGGAGATGGTGCAGGGGGCGGGGACGCTGAACGAGGCGGCGGACCGGCTGGCGACGAGCGACGCGGTGTTCTTCTCGGAACGGTTCCTGCTGCCGAGACCGGTGCTGAAAGCACTGCTGTCGGACAAGCCGGCGGTGCTGTTGGTGGACGAGATCGACAAAGCGGATCCGGAGTTCGAGGCCTTCCTGCTGGAGGTGCTGTCGGACAACGCGGTGACGATTCCGGAGCTGGGGACGTTCAAGGCGAAGCACGTGCCGCGGGTGGTGCTGACGTCGAACAACGCGAGGGAGCTGTCGGACGCCTTGAAGAGGCGGTGCCTGCACCTGCACATCGACTTCCCGGATCGAGAGCGGGAGCTGCGGATCATCCGGAGCCGGCTGCCGGAGGTGTCGAGGACGCTGGCGGAGCAGGTGGTGGAGGCGGTGGCGGCGATCCGGAAGCTGGACCTGAAGAAATCGCCGTCGATCAGCGAGACGCTGGACTGGGTACAAAGCCTGGCGCTGCTGAACGCGGAGTCACTGACACCGGATCTGGTGGCGGCGACATTGAACCTGGTGCTGAAGCACGAGGGAGACATCGAGAAGGCGAAGAGCAACCTCGGGCAGATCGCGCAAGCCTGA
- a CDS encoding 1,4-dihydroxy-2-naphthoyl-CoA synthase: protein MTVSAIFNPARWREVEGFKFEDITYHRAVEHGTVRIAFNRPEVRNAFRPKTVDELYTALDHARMTTDVGCVLITGNGPSPKDGGWAFCSGGDQRIRGKDGYKYEGDEAGKPDVGRLGRLHILEVQRLIRFMPKIVIAVVPGWAAGGGHSLHVVCDMTLASKEHARFKQTDPDVASFDSGYGSALLARQVGQKKAREIFFLGLDYTADQAAAMGAINLSVPHEQLEDVALEWAGIINSKSPTAMRMLKYGFNLPDDGMVGQQLFAGEATRLAYGTEEAQEGRDAFVEKREKNFKRFPWHY from the coding sequence ATGACCGTTTCCGCCATCTTCAATCCCGCGCGCTGGCGCGAGGTGGAAGGCTTCAAGTTCGAGGACATCACCTACCACCGCGCCGTGGAGCACGGCACGGTGCGCATCGCCTTCAACCGGCCCGAGGTGCGCAACGCCTTCCGGCCCAAGACGGTGGACGAGCTGTACACCGCGCTGGACCACGCGCGCATGACCACCGACGTGGGCTGCGTGCTCATCACCGGCAACGGGCCCTCCCCCAAGGACGGCGGCTGGGCGTTCTGCTCGGGCGGAGATCAGCGCATCCGCGGCAAGGACGGCTACAAGTACGAGGGTGACGAGGCCGGCAAGCCCGACGTGGGCCGCCTGGGCCGGCTGCACATCCTCGAGGTGCAGCGGCTGATCCGCTTCATGCCGAAGATCGTCATCGCCGTGGTGCCCGGGTGGGCGGCGGGCGGTGGGCACAGCCTGCACGTGGTGTGCGACATGACGCTGGCGAGCAAGGAGCACGCGCGCTTCAAGCAGACGGATCCGGACGTGGCGAGCTTCGACAGCGGCTATGGCTCGGCGCTGCTCGCGCGGCAGGTGGGCCAGAAGAAGGCGCGGGAGATCTTCTTCCTGGGGCTCGACTACACGGCGGATCAGGCCGCCGCCATGGGAGCCATCAACCTGTCGGTGCCGCACGAGCAGCTCGAGGACGTGGCCCTGGAGTGGGCGGGCATCATCAACTCCAAGAGCCCCACGGCGATGCGCATGCTGAAGTACGGCTTCAACCTGCCGGACGACGGCATGGTGGGCCAGCAGCTCTTCGCGGGCGAGGCGACGCGGTTGGCCTATGGCACCGAGGAGGCCCAGGAAGGCCGCGACGCCTTCGTGGAGAAGCGCGAGAAGAACTTCAAGCGCTTCCCCTGGCACTACTGA
- a CDS encoding caspase family protein produces MNSLIALSLVALTAATPTLPDSASVKRLAVVVGANRAAPGRTPLRFAYQDAHALASVLVDAGQFSSEDIVVLEDPDPSRVLAELDARLARLGAARGEGMLLFYYSGHSDERALYPNGQPLELKALRTRLEDGRAAVRIGILDACQGGSWTRAKGLKAAEPFAVEMPMGLTSEGSVLLASSTGQEASHETDALRGSFFTHHLVAGLRGAADQGADGQVTVGEAFAYARRLTIRDTAMLGEAVQHPSFDMKLRGRQDLPLTQLASAGSAIEVRQQTGPLQVIQLQTGLVVLESPEGQRALRLALPVGSYLVRRKSPEGTFAREVEVKPGQVVTVHEENLELVGAPELATKRFSKPLAATLTTLPAGNHAVSLGVYVSYMGSGPWGRTIDRFEPLLMPTWRVGLTDRLELTALDLPAFGLSSERPRVNLPTLRLAYRLGEAGRFEFVPRVGVQPYTLTPNHWPTFLALRASLDTRWWLSGSSSLHVGLGAAHPIPVHWDTVDPDSTLLTHEGLSVNVGYSITLAETVTLGAGVSVQHRPTRVPDGYVLPPGVDRDQIARGGLQVTLGGTATGFPLVSVHINERWSVTADASVGITSSAVYNSYSAGVLAIF; encoded by the coding sequence ATGAATTCCTTGATCGCCCTGTCGCTCGTGGCCCTCACCGCCGCGACTCCCACGCTCCCCGACTCCGCCAGCGTGAAACGTCTGGCGGTGGTGGTGGGCGCCAACCGCGCCGCTCCGGGACGTACCCCCCTGCGCTTCGCCTACCAGGACGCGCACGCGCTCGCGTCCGTCCTCGTCGATGCCGGACAGTTCTCCTCCGAGGACATCGTGGTGCTGGAGGACCCCGACCCCTCGCGTGTCCTCGCGGAGCTGGATGCGCGGCTGGCGCGGCTCGGGGCCGCCAGGGGTGAGGGGATGCTGCTCTTCTACTACTCGGGGCACTCGGACGAGCGGGCGCTCTACCCCAACGGCCAGCCGCTGGAGCTGAAGGCGCTCCGGACGCGGCTGGAAGACGGGCGGGCCGCGGTGCGCATCGGCATCCTCGATGCGTGCCAGGGCGGGAGCTGGACGCGGGCCAAGGGACTCAAGGCCGCGGAGCCCTTCGCGGTGGAGATGCCGATGGGCCTGACCAGTGAGGGCTCGGTGCTGCTGGCCTCGAGCACGGGCCAGGAGGCCTCGCACGAGACGGATGCGCTGCGGGGCTCCTTCTTCACCCACCACCTGGTGGCGGGTCTGCGTGGCGCGGCGGATCAGGGCGCCGACGGGCAGGTGACGGTGGGCGAGGCCTTCGCCTATGCGCGGCGCCTCACCATCCGGGACACGGCGATGCTCGGCGAGGCGGTGCAGCACCCCAGCTTCGACATGAAGCTGCGCGGGCGGCAGGATCTGCCCCTCACGCAGCTGGCCAGCGCGGGCAGCGCGATCGAGGTGCGGCAGCAGACGGGCCCCCTCCAGGTCATCCAACTGCAGACGGGCCTGGTGGTGCTGGAGTCCCCCGAGGGCCAGCGCGCCCTGCGCCTGGCGCTGCCGGTGGGCTCCTACCTGGTGCGCCGCAAGTCTCCGGAGGGGACGTTCGCGCGCGAGGTGGAGGTGAAGCCGGGCCAGGTGGTGACGGTGCACGAGGAGAACCTGGAGCTGGTGGGCGCGCCGGAGCTCGCCACCAAGCGCTTCTCGAAGCCGCTGGCCGCCACGCTCACGACGCTCCCGGCTGGCAACCACGCGGTGAGCCTGGGCGTGTACGTGTCGTATATGGGGAGTGGCCCCTGGGGCAGGACGATCGATCGATTCGAGCCCCTCCTGATGCCGACCTGGCGCGTGGGGCTGACCGACCGGCTGGAACTGACCGCACTGGATCTGCCCGCGTTCGGGCTCTCCTCCGAGAGGCCCCGGGTGAACCTGCCCACGCTGCGGCTCGCGTACCGCCTCGGCGAGGCGGGCCGATTCGAATTCGTGCCTCGGGTGGGAGTGCAGCCCTACACCCTGACCCCCAACCACTGGCCCACCTTCCTCGCGCTGAGAGCAAGCCTCGACACCCGGTGGTGGCTGTCGGGCTCCAGCAGCCTGCACGTAGGGCTGGGAGCGGCACACCCCATCCCCGTGCACTGGGACACGGTGGACCCGGACAGCACGCTGCTGACCCACGAAGGTCTCTCCGTGAACGTCGGCTACTCCATCACGCTGGCGGAGACGGTGACACTGGGGGCCGGCGTGTCCGTCCAGCACAGACCGACCCGGGTGCCCGATGGCTACGTACTGCCCCCTGGCGTCGACAGGGACCAGATCGCCAGAGGCGGGCTCCAGGTGACGCTGGGCGGCACCGCGACGGGCTTCCCTCTCGTCTCCGTCCACATCAACGAGCGATGGAGCGTCACGGCGGACGCCAGCGTGGGCATCACGAGTAGCGCGGTGTACAACAGCTACAGCGCCGGGGTGCTCGCCATCTTCTGA
- a CDS encoding zf-HC2 domain-containing protein yields the protein MSAPHPSFLALDRAAAGDMTEEIRAHLASCPRCAGHVDAMGRPPPVPSWVTSLADEPRRPSPLLRWVPWGAGALAAVLALVLWVPRGLEETPSPMTGIRAKGGPAVALYVKHGDSVRLWDGTSPVAPGDLLRLKVMPEGFTWLTVAAPEGGSWQVLHEGPLSAQGETLLPTSWRVEPGDQPERLLVVLGHEPLAPESLSRLDTEAPRTTEVWVLPLTLTQTSVP from the coding sequence ATGAGCGCGCCCCACCCTTCCTTCCTGGCGCTGGATCGCGCCGCGGCCGGAGACATGACGGAGGAGATCCGGGCCCACCTGGCCAGCTGCCCTCGCTGCGCCGGGCACGTGGACGCCATGGGACGGCCTCCGCCGGTACCGTCCTGGGTCACCTCGCTCGCCGATGAGCCCCGGCGGCCCTCCCCTCTCCTCCGTTGGGTCCCCTGGGGCGCCGGCGCGCTGGCGGCGGTGCTCGCGCTGGTGCTCTGGGTACCACGGGGACTCGAGGAGACCCCGTCTCCGATGACGGGCATCCGCGCCAAGGGCGGCCCGGCGGTGGCCCTCTATGTGAAGCACGGCGACTCGGTGCGGCTGTGGGATGGCACGTCCCCGGTGGCCCCGGGAGACCTGCTGCGCCTCAAGGTGATGCCCGAGGGATTCACCTGGCTCACCGTGGCCGCGCCCGAGGGCGGCTCCTGGCAGGTGCTCCACGAGGGCCCGCTGAGCGCCCAGGGAGAGACCCTGCTGCCCACGAGCTGGCGCGTGGAGCCCGGTGACCAACCCGAGCGGCTCCTCGTCGTGCTCGGTCACGAGCCCCTCGCTCCCGAATCCCTGTCGCGCCTCGACACCGAGGCGCCCCGCACCACCGAAGTCTGGGTCCTTCCACTCACCCTCACCCAAACCTCCGTCCCATGA